The Cucumis melo cultivar AY chromosome 9, USDA_Cmelo_AY_1.0, whole genome shotgun sequence genome includes the window GTATAAGAACTTAACTTAACTGACACACATTTCTGTTTCTACGATAACTCGATGATAAGAGGTTCTAAGTTAAAATACAAAGTAATAGCTTATATGGTAGAGATTGAATTAGTGTGTAGTCATTTATGTTTCTATGAAAACTAGGAGTATCTAAACATGTGTAGATGTTTCTAGTCATTTGAAccgaaagagaaaaaaaaaaaaagaagaagaaaagaatttgGTTTGTGTGTTTGTGTGTGGAAATGCTTCAAACACAAATGATATTCTCTTAAAAGTACCATTGAGGCATTATTCATTTGAGAATAATATGAGGAGAGAAAAATTAaactatatataataatattagggtttttctttttttttttgggtttctCTCACATTCCCAGGTCCCCCCTCCCCTTCTCTAAAACAAGAGAGAGGAAGAGAAGCAACACAACATATGAACTGAAAGGTTAGAGAGAGAATGTGTGAGAGTTTTCCTATTTAGACCATGGTGTATTATAATGATATGTGTCTctttgagttttttctttttttttaaaaaaaattatatttcttcttttttgcacATAAGTCCTTTCACAAACTGTTTTTGTTTCCCTACCAAACTTTAGGTCAGgagttttctctttttctttttttttttaaattttttttttcggtAAGGATCGGGAGATGCATCGATTTGGATGTATATCTCTCTCAACTAGGGTTAAACACATTTATAGTGTTGATTATTATTATACCTTTGTCTCAATAGAGAGGAGCTTCCTTACCACAAAAGAGAAATACAAACGAGTCTAATCAAGATAATACGAGAAAAAACGGATATAAGGAGAGATTAGAGTTTTGTTTGTATTTAATCTTTTTAAGGAATGTTTGAAGCACCGAGTTGGTTACTATAGTCTGTGGTTATTATAATATGTAGTTATGAATAATATGTATATTGGGTTGGTCTTAATTAACGGAAATGTAAATATCAATTTTGATGGATATTATTTATAGAACTTgtaaaacaaaaatttcaaaaaaaaattgaattagtatacaatcaattaattatttttaaataagcaaGAATATGTCAATTATTTagattatatttatataattaattatatttttatatttatttttgtttgttttatgtattttttaatgatataatataaattatcgATTCATCTTTTACGTTGATTTATAAAAAAGTGAAAATCCGAAGATGGcaataaaaatttaatactaaTACTATGGCTATAATGGCTTAGAAGAAGTATCGGTGGTATAGCCGTTAGAGCTATGTGTACTAATACcttcttttattttatcaatTACCAAATTTGAATTTCTTCATAGCATCTTGTTTGTACTGATTTAaggaaaaaatgtttttcattttaaaaatcattttgagtgtttgtcaaatgttctaatattttctaatttaaaCATTTGAGAATAGATCCCAAAAACATCGATAATTTATTTGCAATGTACTTTTGAGTTTTTGCGCATAGAGTTCTCATTTTCCTATCAACACGttgataaatggaaattttagaatttgttaagaagaattattttaaataataaaaatgttgaaaatatttataaaatatagtaaaaatttaGATTTGATGATACGCTTTCTATCAATATGATCACtgatctatcagtgataaataTGAAAGTTTTATgtattttgtatatattttggttcattttactctatttaaaaatatctttttcaTTAAACAAATATTTCTATTGTAACTAATTTTATGTTAAAAAAACATGATTATTTGtaaagaaaattattgtaaataaaaaattattaaaaatataacaaatatttaaattttatcaatgatagactctgatagaatatataacaaaaatttcaacTCGTTTAGTAATTTTTCAGCCAACACgtacaattttcttttattccaAAAGAATCTAAAGAGAATAAACTTGAAATCAAAGCAACTATTTAAGTTATTCTAAAACTgattagaatatatatatattttttttttgttgaaaaaacTTGTGTTAATAcgtctaaaattaattaaagaaaaagctTATTTCCAACTATAGAAAAAGCAAAGAACAAAAATTGATCAAATAAACCATTATAGTCAAAATTGTTCGCaacattctttcattttttgttcctaaagttttattatagaatacttaaaattttattatctttttgtaTTTATTTCATCCCACAATAGAAAAAACTCGTTAAACTAATCTTCAAGGACGTTTATTTCATCGAAATTCACGATTTACTTGAAGTAGGTATCTCGAGAGTTTTTCATGATTTTCATGAAGTATATGCATCTCTAGAGTTTTGGATGTCCTCTCGAAAtatgaatttttatttattttacattataattaaaataaatattgttttacattttagaaaaaaagatattcaaacttaaatttaaattaacatatatatttataaaaatgttaaactaatttttttttttggttgagaaaactaacaataaaataatgaaactatattaatttttaaaaaataaatataaatatatatatatatatatatatatatatgttgtataAGTTCAgcttatattaattaattatacattaGCAAATAGACATTAGACATTTTTACGTAAACGTAAGACGTTATTCGATTATAAATTCCATAAAACAAATACAATCAAGTATTTGCGGACATCTTCAAAAATATTCCTTCCAACTTAATATGGTTATCTAAGGACGTCAGACGTTTGTAATTTCagatttttataatataattttgagTTCTAAGTATTTCGATTATTACATTTCTAAAATACAAATCAtctttaaagtttaaaattatctAATATAAAAAAggtagaaaataaaattaggaACTAaattaatactaataataaaaagaataaagaaactaaatgatggaaaatttttatgaatataacaaactactaaaatatttacggcccgtgtaacaaagacTATGAAgttaccattttttaaatatttcaggtttgttctttcttctttcttcttctcttcttctctttgctgcgtctttcttttatatttgatacagattttgaaaaaaaaaaacgaaagatGATAGAACAGACGAAGataggaaggaaaaaaaaaagacgaaaggacaaacctgaaatatttaaaaaatggttttcTTCATAGGTTTTGTTACATgtatcgtaaatattttactgatatgttctatttatgaaaatttaccattaaaataattaaaagaaaaaaaaagctacataaaaacttttaaacaaggatatttttaaaatttagtaaaaaaatttataaatataataaaacctATCAAATTCTCTATATCtcatctaaatattttttttttgtatatatgaaaatagtttcaattttttctactCATAACAATTTCACCTTTCAAATACACTTTTAAGAACCGAAAGATCTAATGCACTTATTGATCTAAAAAAACTTGAGAATATGTTTAAAATTTGGGAACTAAAATGATAATTTTCTTATTAACTTACTAGAAAagacaaaatacaaaataaaccATAATACTTTTTTCTCATACAAATCAAGGACGAGAGATTTGAACCACTTTTTAATTATCGAACACATATAGATAAAACTTTGTATAGAAAtagacattaaaaaaaaatgatatgtatatatattacaaaataatTCTTAATTGATCGACATAATAATTAATTGCTAAGACCATAGACCACTTTTATGAAACTTTACTAGAAGTATATGTAACAAATTAAAGACAAAATTATTGCCAATGTTGCAGcctattctttttatttttattttttctttttactttgtTAATATATTGTGGGGTTTCAATTGTTGGAATTTTTACTTAAAAatatagctttttttttttccttaaaattttttaaaaattgcaatTTGGTACCttatattaattattgtgagtggaaaaaaaaattatatgctCTGCAAAATGGTAGGacatattaattatattatgaggTATTTTATTACCAAAGTTCCAATACCTATTTTATTCCAATTTTAGTACTTTCAAATACTTTacttaaaacaataattttagcttaatttatagcctaattaaaaaaaaaacaataaccaTGGTAGTAATTTGAATCGCAAAGTAATATATATGCACATGTTACGAAATCAACAACTACGTAATAGAAAAAACGTGTAGAGATTTCCACGtgcatatatatgtataagGTAGAGGAAAAACAATATCGTTGGAGAGTGCATTTTCTGAATAGAAATGAAACTATTACATTATTAGAGAGTTTGTATATGAAAATTGTAGGGTTAAAAACATGAAAATTTCTTTGGTACGTCAATAAGTCTATAAGAAGAGAATTAATGATCCAATTTCGTTGTAAGACAGTTAAAATATGTACCGTTGTGAAAGATGAACGATCCAATCTCGTCGTAAGATGGTTAAagtaagaagaaaaaagagttaAATAGAGGAGTTGATATTGGTGGAGTTTTGATAATTGGAGGATTTaaggaagagagaaaaacaCATTCCTTGTCTAATGGATGGATGTAGATGGCATTGACCCACAGACATGAGGTGGATGAGGAGCCAAATTCtgcttccttcttcttcctaaattatatatacacacacacatatatatatattgcaaaAGTTTCCATATTTTATTGATTATTACATCTAAAAAGTTGGTCTCCCTCGtcagtttttatttttttcaattcactGCATCTGGTCAGTCAACTCGAGGAGATTTCTTCTCGAGTGTAAGAATATGTATTTTTGGTCCCTAAAGTTTTAAGAATGTGGTTTTTTAGAACTATAagaataactttttttttttatttatgagtcttctctttttttaggcttttaatcttttaaaaataagtttaaaacgTGATAGaagtatttcttttttttttgttttattttttaaaataattatataatacttaatattttttaaaaaaatacttttgaaaagaatatgtttttgtaaaaaatacacttttaattttaaatgtaatataattatttaaaataaaagtatacACTTATTTGAATAACTTCTTGTTAAAAATTTACGTTTTGCAAAATCGGTGACTAAATAGATCTACATTCTTATGAATATGAAGACTAAAAagtacatattttaaaattagggTCAGAATGCACATATTCTCGGACTAAAAAGTACTTTTCCTCTCGAAAAAACTTCATATGAATCCTCCAATTTCCACCTCATTGGACTTGTGTTTAATTTTATAAGTTTAGTTGATAAATTGTaataaactacaaataaaaaacaacaataatgtATATAATAACAAAATTGATTAGTTGGtattaaaattgttttagaatAAAGCAATAACTTAATTAGTTGTAGCTAGGCTGGTGATGTAGAAGTTGTGGTTGCATGATGTATGCTTTGTGATTTGAACCAACAACACTTAGACTATTCCACAACAAATTTATCATTTCCACTATTACAAATAATTTACTAAATACATCGTTAATTCTCACccaaacaaaattaatttataaatttaagaatttttgtaacttttctaattcaaaagacATGAATGAATCGAGATTAGAAACTCTAAATTATGCGTGCTTAGCATGAAGTAATTCTACGTTGGATGACCATATCATCTAACATAGATATAACTCTTTCGGTTTATTAATGGTAGATCATATtactaataaatttttttagtggttttggaaaaaggaaaaaaaatattttgaatgaaATGTGTAAAAGGCCCAAACAAATTAGAGTTGGGTTTGGCCTTGAGAAGGTGAAGGCATAGGATAGGGAGAGTGATATGGAAGTGAAAAAGGCTGCCAAGCTGACAAAGGCAAAGGAGATAGATAGGCTTGGTTTCCCTCTTACCCTAACCAACACTTAACCCaaagtatatataaatatatatatacacacacacacacacacacacacaactTTTATGGGCCTAATTGGACTTTTTAACTTCATTTTTATACTTTCAACTTAGATTCTATATAAGTATTTTAGTTTAGGGAGATAGCGTTGAGATCGTTCTAACAATTATTTTAATCTCGTTAAGAATCGACTTAAGGGTCGTTTAGAttaatttgagaaaataaaatgtttttaaaattttttatagtAAGTATAAAGTTTAGTGATTTTTTTgtataattctttttctttatcatATAGGATATGTACTTTGATAAGTATTTTAATTGATTTCGATTTTACTTTGTTTGATTATTTTTGTTGTGAATGAgcttttttatattaatatggTTGGACTTTAACCCATTTTTGTTGGGTATATTTATTAATCAATTTAATAAGTCAAGTTTTAATAATGTTGTTGACTCACCTACCTTAGCAATGACGTCAAgttcttttattttataaaataaaatcaatgatCACTCTACACTCATCATCATTTCGAACTTAAAATGAGTTGTCATGTTATCCATTGATTAAGTAAGgtagtaattaattaatctttcattctctttttctaGGCAAACCTATAGACACTCAGAATATGTTTGGGGTGAGGTTTTAGGGGGAAAAAGATTAGAAAATTGGaccaaaccgtgtttggcccaaggattatgataaatggggattagggttatcaTAATTCCTAAATAATCCTATCATAACctttcttttactttcttacacCCATACGTTACCCTATCCAAATAACCTAATCCAAattctattattgtttttttaattattataatcataacttttctcccaaacacatattattataacagtaCTATTATAAtctctcccccaaacacatattatcataacactatcaataataagttttcccccaaacacatattatcataacactaggattaccATAATCCTTTTTCCGATAATTCTTTTCCTCCTTCAAACGCACGTTTAGAGAGGATATCAAAACAACAATAACATGAGTTgcattgttttttcttttggagaacATAACAAAAGTGAGAGGAATTAACAATTTTACCGACAAAAATTAATATCCTCAACAAAGATATATCAATTCACACCATTGACTAGATTGATAACCTCTAGTGCATCAAATTTCAATCACAATCGGGAGCTAGGACCATGTCATTCCCACTTTGCCACTTTTAGTCCCTCTATAATAGCCTTAGCTTCAAGAAGACTATTCCCCTTTCTTCTTTGTGTGAAATTTACAACCACTTAAAATGGATGACCTTCATGATCATAAACAGTCTATCAAAGCTCTCATATTTCATTTTTATAGAACCACGTTGTATCAACATTGAGCTTCCAAAGACCTATAACCGAAGAATCCCAACAATAGTGAGATAGTCATGGGAAATAAGAAAAGAGTTCTCTCACATATATAACAAAGTTAGGAGTGTTCATCATTCTTTTTGAGATAGCTGAGAGGAATAAGACAACCTCTCTCacataaattattgttttttaaaatgaagCCTATAGACACTACATCTAtcctaattttcattttttactgTACATATATCCATCGATGGGTTAGAAAATCAAGCCGAATTTTCAAATCTACAAAAGACAGTTTTCGTTCTTTTGAATCTGGTTAAGAACTCAATAACATTACTTAGTAAACATAGTaatgaaataaatttaaatttcaaaaaaaaaaaaaaaaaaaaaacaaaattcaaatcattacTTCCacgtttttatttttttttcttttctcccttaaaagaaaaaaaaaaaagctttttttttccttttctgtgAATTCAATTAtccatattattattatattatttgcCGACCATTTTCCCTAAAAAACAACATATGAAAAACGCTTCCACTAAAAAACTCCGATCTCTTTATTCTTTAACTTTTGATATTCTCACCGGCCGTTGTTTACTTATTTTCACACGCCATAATCACCTACATGCGCTCGCACCAAACCCTCCCTACAACTGGAAGACTATTCCCCAAAACTCCCACTCCGGAACTGCCACGTGCCACTTAGGTGGTTGACTCCTGTCCCCCGCCGTCTCCACTCCTTCCCACGTGCGCACCGTCCACATCCCCGGCGGCGAAACCTCCCACAAAAATTTAACCCAAAGgccaaaatttattattaattaattgaaagCACCCAAATATTCTCTCTATTTAAATACCAATCCCCTTTCCCTTTTGCTCTCAAACACtctctcttccatttttctatTCATCCGAACACCAAAAAGCAGAGCTCTCGAAAATCTTCTCCCATGGCAACTCTAAGAGTACTTTCCAGCTCTATTAGATTAGCCGGCGTAAATCCGAGTAATTCCTCTCTTAATCGGCCTGCTTCCGTCAAGATTTCCGGTCCATTGTTCACTCAAAGCTCCAAACTCTTCTCCCCTTCCAAGAATCTGAGTTTCTCCGCTACTGGAAGATCGTTCTCTTCCTCTACTCAAGCCAGTGCCTCTGATTCCTCCAATCCAAGTGTGTTTttaggtttttcttttctttcaatgaatCTGAATCGACATTTGTTTTATGACGATCTGtatggattttaatttttattttgattttgattttgtcAGGTGGTAGAGTTCAGGAATTATATGTTTATGAAATCAATGAAAGAGATCGTCAAAGTCCTGCGTATCTTAGGTTAAGCCAGAAGAATACGAATGCGCTTGGTGATCTGGTTCCTTTCACTAACAAAGTAAGTAAAATTTTGTGATCtgtttatatttaattaattaattctatgCTTTGATTTTGATAATTGTGTTCATCAATGTTGGATCATTCTTGTTCTTATTTTGATCTGGAGAAATTTCTACTGTGTTGAATAGTTTGGAGGTAGGTTTGTTTAATTGTTAGTCATGAATACACTAATCTTATCTTAGTTAGCGCCATTGAAATGCAAGGATTTGTAGGTTTAGTATGTATGAATTTGGAAGAAGATTCGAGATATAGATGAAGCAAGAAAAAGTAGAAGGAATCACGTCCATAATAGTTTATTAATTTTAGGGAAAATATctcatcttttcttttctattgggTTTCGATATTTATACTCCCACTTCTCTGTCacattaaaaaaggaaaaaagttgGAAAATGTGACGTCTCAACATTGTATTTGAAATACATTGATAATCTAACAACATATAtgaattgattttaaataattatgaaaaagATTTTGAACACAATTCTAACTTTCTTTTTGAAATACATTCGTAATCTAACGTTGACGTATAGTGATTAATTTTAAAgctttaaacaaaaaaaaaaagtttaatcatttaaaataattcgAAGGTTTAATTGAGATTATTAATGTAAATCTTttaatataaaaactaaattaaaataaaattcaaattttgtataaaattataacattttGAGACATGGTAACTAGCTTCGATACTTTGAAAATtagaacaaaattaaaataaaactcaaaGGAAAGGGCATTTGGAACAACTCgaaatttaaacttaaaacaTCTTTAAGATTAGGactaaattgaaacaaaattcaaatcaatAAGGTAAAATCTTAATATGCTAGGATAAATTGAAACTAAACTCAAAACTTGCTTAGAGCTTAATTAGTCATGAAAAAAGATCGATAAGTTTGAATTAATAGGTTAGAGTAAGTAAGTTTGTGTTTGAAAAGTAACAAAATTACAGTCTACAAGAAAAGGTTGAGATAAAGGAAACAATGGATAGGTGTATAAAATAAGAAGGTGATCCAAAATTAGGACAAAAGCActgattttattttatgtttagcTCTCAATAATgtgtatattttgaaaaatgacAGCTATATACCGGAGATCTACAAAAACGGGTAGGAATAACGTCGGGGCTATGCATATTGGTGCAAAACAAACCGGAGAAGAAAGGTGACCATTACGAGGCAATTTACAGCTTTTACTTCGGGGATTACGGTCACATAGCAGTTCAAGGTCCTTACCTCACCTACGAGGACACGTACCTTGCCGTGACTGGTGGGTCAGGTATCTTCGAAGGCGTTAGGGGTCAGGTTAAGTTACAACAAATCATATTCCCTTTCAAACTCTTCTATACCTTTTACTTGAAGGACATTGGGGACTTGCCTCCGGAACTTGTAGTCAAGCCCACTGAGCCCACCCCGGCTGCTGAGCCCACACCTAATGCTAAGGCTTGTCATCCTCATGCCACCATCTCTGGTTACACTGACTAAGGGTTTGGTTACTTAATCCTACTTCGGTTAGCCCTCTCGATTCCTTTCTCAATCCATTCTATAAACCATATGTTCCTTTGTAGGGCGATGATAGATGTCTTAACTAGTTAGATTTAATTTGGTTTGCAACTATACTa containing:
- the LOC103498591 gene encoding allene oxide cyclase, chloroplastic-like isoform X4, translated to MATLRVLSSSIRLAGVNPSNSSLNRPASVKISGPLFTQSSKLFSPSKNLSFSATGRSFSSSTQASASDSSNPSGRVQELYVYEINERDRQSPAYLRLSQKNTNALGDLVPFTNKLYTGDLQKRVGITSGLCILVQNKPEKKGDHYEAIYSFYFGDYGHIAVQGPYLTYEDTYLAVTGGSGHWGLASGTCSQAH
- the LOC103498591 gene encoding allene oxide cyclase, chloroplastic-like isoform X2, encoding MATLRVLSSSIRLAGVNPSNSSLNRPASVKISGPLFTQSSKLFSPSKNLSFSATGRSFSSSTQASASDSSNPSGRVQELYVYEINERDRQSPAYLRLSQKNTNALGDLVPFTNKLYTGDLQKRVGITSGLCILVQNKPEKKGDHYEAIYSFYFGDYGHIAVQGPYLTYEDTYLAVTGGSGIFEGVRGQVKLQQIIFPFKLFYTFYLKDIGDLPPELVVKPTEPTPAAEPTPNAKACHPHATISGYTD
- the LOC103498591 gene encoding allene oxide cyclase, chloroplastic-like isoform X1, whose amino-acid sequence is MATLRVLSSSIRLAGVNPSNSSLNRPASVKISGPLFTQSSKLFSPSKNLSFSATGRSFSSSTQASASDSSNPSVFLGGRVQELYVYEINERDRQSPAYLRLSQKNTNALGDLVPFTNKLYTGDLQKRVGITSGLCILVQNKPEKKGDHYEAIYSFYFGDYGHIAVQGPYLTYEDTYLAVTGGSGIFEGVRGQVKLQQIIFPFKLFYTFYLKDIGDLPPELVVKPTEPTPAAEPTPNAKACHPHATISGYTD
- the LOC103498591 gene encoding allene oxide cyclase, chloroplastic-like isoform X3, encoding MATLRVLSSSIRLAGVNPSNSSLNRPASVKISGPLFTQSSKLFSPSKNLSFSATGRSFSSSTQASASDSSNPSVFLGGRVQELYVYEINERDRQSPAYLRLSQKNTNALGDLVPFTNKLYTGDLQKRVGITSGLCILVQNKPEKKGDHYEAIYSFYFGDYGHIAVQGPYLTYEDTYLAVTGGSGHWGLASGTCSQAH